One window of Cohnella hashimotonis genomic DNA carries:
- a CDS encoding UbiD family decarboxylase: MSFSSLRPFLEMLRQEGDLAVIETPVDPVLEIAEIHRRVIDAEGPALLFTNVKGAAFPVVTNLFGTSRRVDKAFGPRPEQLVNRLIGAMDTLMPPTLPALWREKDMLLDLMKVGMKKVSQDAAPVLGVAKRERPLAGLPALTCWQEDGGPFITLPLVYTESPAHGKKHNLGMYRMQVYDDSTTGMHWQIHKGGGFHYHEAEQMNRALPVSVFLGGPPALIASAIAPAPEGLPELLLTSLILGGKLPMAEDPLGGHRIPAEAEFAIKGSVPPHLRRPEGPFGDHFGYYSLTHDFPVFNVDHVWHRKDAIYPATIVGKPRQEDYYLGEFLQRLLSPAFPMVMPGIRSLWTYAETGFHALASAVVRESYSREALGTAFSILGQGQLSLTKFLMLTDRPVELEHFSALLTTVLERFDPLKDLFVFDHTSHDTLDYTGRRLNHGSKAVMMGVGDPIRELPREYTGGDLPGIADIRVFGPGCLVVRGDVFEREPELAERLAETLSAREGWQWPLVVLADDAGIAASERQFLWTVFTRFNPAHDMYAKTIASRHHIGYGLPIVIDARMKPGYPDELFPREDIVKLVDDRWREYGIRKT, translated from the coding sequence ATGAGTTTTTCTTCGCTTCGTCCGTTTTTGGAAATGCTGAGGCAGGAGGGCGACCTGGCGGTCATCGAGACGCCGGTCGACCCTGTACTGGAGATTGCCGAGATACATCGCCGGGTCATCGATGCAGAGGGCCCGGCTTTGCTGTTCACAAATGTCAAAGGCGCCGCCTTCCCGGTCGTCACCAACTTGTTCGGGACAAGCCGGCGCGTCGATAAAGCGTTCGGACCACGCCCCGAGCAGCTAGTCAATCGGTTGATCGGCGCGATGGACACGCTGATGCCGCCGACGCTCCCTGCGCTCTGGCGGGAGAAGGATATGCTGCTGGATCTGATGAAGGTCGGCATGAAAAAGGTATCGCAGGACGCGGCGCCCGTGCTCGGCGTCGCGAAGCGCGAGCGGCCGCTGGCCGGATTGCCGGCGCTGACCTGCTGGCAGGAGGACGGCGGCCCGTTTATCACGCTGCCGCTCGTTTATACCGAATCTCCGGCGCACGGTAAAAAGCACAATCTCGGCATGTACCGAATGCAGGTGTACGACGATTCGACGACCGGCATGCACTGGCAGATTCACAAGGGCGGCGGCTTTCACTACCATGAAGCCGAGCAGATGAACCGCGCGCTGCCGGTATCCGTCTTTCTCGGCGGACCGCCGGCGCTCATCGCTTCGGCGATCGCGCCTGCGCCCGAGGGGCTGCCGGAGCTGCTGTTGACCTCGCTTATCCTGGGCGGCAAGCTGCCGATGGCGGAAGACCCGCTCGGCGGGCATCGCATCCCGGCGGAGGCCGAGTTCGCGATCAAGGGGAGCGTGCCGCCGCATCTGCGCCGCCCTGAGGGGCCGTTCGGCGATCATTTCGGCTATTACTCGCTGACGCATGACTTCCCGGTGTTTAACGTCGACCACGTCTGGCACCGCAAGGACGCGATCTACCCGGCGACCATCGTCGGCAAGCCGCGCCAGGAGGACTACTATCTGGGCGAGTTTTTGCAGCGGCTGCTGTCGCCGGCGTTTCCGATGGTCATGCCGGGCATCCGCAGTCTATGGACATATGCCGAAACGGGCTTCCACGCGCTCGCGTCCGCCGTCGTTCGCGAGAGCTACTCACGCGAGGCGCTAGGCACGGCGTTCAGCATTCTCGGGCAGGGTCAGCTGTCGCTGACCAAGTTCCTCATGCTGACGGACCGCCCGGTCGAACTGGAACACTTCTCGGCGCTGCTGACGACGGTGCTCGAGCGGTTCGACCCGCTTAAGGACCTGTTCGTGTTCGACCATACGTCGCACGACACGCTGGACTATACCGGCCGCAGGCTCAACCACGGCTCCAAGGCCGTCATGATGGGCGTCGGCGATCCGATCCGCGAGCTGCCGCGCGAATATACGGGCGGAGACCTTCCGGGCATCGCGGATATCCGCGTATTCGGCCCTGGCTGCCTCGTCGTTCGCGGCGACGTATTCGAGCGCGAGCCCGAACTGGCGGAGCGTCTTGCCGAGACGCTGTCCGCCCGCGAAGGCTGGCAATGGCCGCTCGTCGTACTGGCGGACGATGCAGGCATCGCCGCCTCCGAGCGACAATTCCTCTGGACCGTGTTCACGCGCTTCAATCCCGCGCATGACATGTACGCCAAGACGATCGCGAGCCGTCACCATATCGGTTACGGACTGCCGATCGTGATCGACGCCCGCATGAAGCCGGGCTATCCGGACGAGCTGTTCCCGCGCGAAGACATCGTGAAGCTCGTGGACGACAGATGGCGGGAATACGGAATCCGCAAAACATAA
- a CDS encoding acyltransferase domain-containing protein yields the protein MDIASLGAAIGLHPKAAALVLEYDRIEGGGYSAHKASFLRDREAMLASVRQRADYRPFLMYFFVRMAVDAYDEYRLREISDEVYIDTFSDIRIWSEVCKTTFGEYGIEESGWLKEHVRLALFRLGRLQFQPIALDRDLIFGERKFAQGDLVLNVHIPAGGPLDPQEALASFARARAFFRGVPPVFFCHSWLLYPGLDQVLDPSSNIMQFQRLFQIYELDEASRQAEERIFGAKKDDPAAYDANTGLQRRAKAFLEAGGKLGAGLGIIVSQ from the coding sequence ATGGACATCGCGAGTCTTGGCGCGGCGATCGGCCTTCATCCTAAAGCAGCGGCGCTCGTACTGGAGTATGATCGAATCGAAGGCGGCGGCTATTCCGCGCATAAAGCTTCTTTTCTTCGCGATCGCGAAGCGATGCTTGCCTCGGTCAGACAGAGAGCGGATTACAGACCGTTTCTAATGTACTTTTTCGTGAGAATGGCCGTTGACGCTTATGACGAGTACAGGTTACGGGAGATTTCGGATGAGGTGTACATCGATACATTTTCGGATATCCGCATTTGGAGCGAGGTTTGCAAAACGACCTTCGGAGAGTACGGCATCGAGGAATCGGGCTGGTTGAAGGAGCATGTACGACTTGCCTTGTTCCGCCTCGGCCGGCTGCAGTTCCAGCCGATCGCACTCGATCGCGATCTAATCTTCGGAGAGCGGAAGTTTGCGCAAGGAGACCTCGTACTGAATGTCCATATCCCTGCGGGCGGGCCATTGGATCCGCAGGAGGCTTTGGCATCCTTCGCGCGTGCGCGCGCCTTTTTCCGAGGCGTACCGCCGGTATTCTTCTGCCATTCCTGGCTGCTGTACCCCGGCCTCGACCAGGTGCTCGACCCGAGCTCGAACATCATGCAGTTCCAGCGGTTGTTCCAGATCTACGAGCTGGACGAGGCCTCCAGGCAAGCTGAGGAACGGATCTTCGGCGCAAAGAAGGACGATCCCGCCGCGTATGACGCGAACACCGGCCTGCAGCGGCGCGCCAAAGCGTTCTTGGAAGCAGGAGGCAAGCTGGGCGCGGGATTAGGTATTATCGTAAGCCAATGA
- the cls gene encoding cardiolipin synthase — MISTSTILGLFLVLNMIFAVFVVFQGRRDIGSTWAWLLVLYFIPILGFIMYLFLAQDYRRVKLFKWGDLDKIGIRNLSQAQLDSLGSPDSMRSLGKIASRHADLIHLHLKGSRALWSRDNEVETFTDGRAKFDQLLADIAAATETIHFQTYIFRCDNLGREVLNALTVKARQGVKVRLLYDELGSRRLSKRMLRPLIEAGGEAAAFFPSRFRVFNLRMNYRNHRKLVIVDGRIGYVGGFNVGDEYLGLDPKFGYWRDTHLRIRGSAVHSLQTRFILDWNQATRKHDITYGNELFPEDGPAGEVGMQIVASGPNSRLEHIKQGYIKMIASAKHSIYLQSPYFIPDTSMLDALRIAVLSGVHVHVMIPDKPDHMFIYWATLYNIGELLETGANVYLYKNGFIHAKTLVVDQEIASVGTANTDVRSFKLNFEVNAFIYDANFSSQLVEAFKQDIAVSELLTIEKYRSRPLRIKFKESISRLLSPIL, encoded by the coding sequence GTGATCTCCACTTCGACTATTCTCGGGTTATTTCTCGTACTGAACATGATCTTCGCCGTCTTCGTCGTCTTTCAGGGCCGGCGCGATATCGGCTCGACCTGGGCATGGCTGCTCGTCTTGTACTTTATCCCGATTCTGGGCTTCATCATGTACCTGTTCCTGGCGCAGGACTATCGAAGAGTGAAGCTGTTCAAGTGGGGCGACCTGGACAAGATCGGCATCCGCAATCTGTCTCAGGCGCAGCTCGACTCGCTCGGCTCGCCCGATTCGATGCGTTCTCTCGGCAAGATTGCCTCGCGGCACGCGGACCTGATTCACCTCCATCTCAAGGGGAGCCGGGCTTTGTGGAGCCGGGACAACGAGGTGGAGACCTTTACGGACGGGCGAGCCAAGTTCGACCAGCTGCTCGCGGACATCGCCGCCGCTACCGAGACGATTCATTTTCAAACGTATATCTTCCGCTGCGACAACCTCGGCCGCGAGGTACTGAACGCGCTGACCGTCAAGGCCAGGCAAGGCGTCAAAGTCCGCCTGCTCTACGACGAGCTCGGCTCGAGAAGATTGAGCAAGCGCATGCTGCGGCCGCTGATCGAGGCGGGCGGCGAAGCGGCTGCGTTCTTCCCTTCCCGCTTCCGCGTGTTTAACCTGCGGATGAATTACCGCAACCACCGCAAGCTCGTCATCGTGGACGGGCGAATCGGCTATGTGGGCGGCTTCAACGTCGGCGACGAGTACCTGGGACTCGACCCGAAGTTCGGATACTGGCGCGACACCCATCTTCGCATCCGCGGCTCGGCGGTCCACAGCCTTCAGACGCGTTTCATCCTCGATTGGAACCAGGCGACGCGCAAGCACGACATTACCTATGGGAACGAGCTGTTCCCGGAGGACGGACCGGCCGGTGAAGTCGGCATGCAGATCGTAGCGAGCGGTCCCAACTCCAGGCTGGAGCACATCAAGCAGGGCTACATCAAGATGATCGCCTCCGCGAAGCACTCGATCTACTTGCAGAGCCCCTACTTCATCCCCGATACAAGCATGCTCGACGCGCTGCGGATCGCCGTCCTGTCCGGCGTTCACGTCCACGTCATGATCCCGGACAAGCCGGACCATATGTTCATTTATTGGGCGACGCTCTACAATATCGGAGAGCTGCTCGAGACCGGCGCTAACGTTTATTTGTACAAAAACGGCTTTATCCATGCGAAAACGCTCGTCGTGGACCAGGAGATCGCCTCCGTCGGAACCGCCAACACGGACGTACGCAGCTTCAAGCTGAATTTCGAGGTCAATGCATTTATTTACGACGCGAACTTCTCGTCGCAGCTTGTCGAGGCGTTCAAACAGGACATCGCGGTCTCGGAGCTGCTCACGATCGAGAAATACCGCAGCCGGCCGCTGCGGATCAAGTTCAAGGAATCGATCTCGAGGCTGCTGTCGCCGATTCTGTAG
- a CDS encoding ABC-F family ATP-binding cassette domain-containing protein, whose protein sequence is MSILNVQNLSHGFGDRAIFNDVSFRLLKGEHVGLVGANGEGKSTFMNIVMGKLEPDAGKVEWARKVRVGYLDQHSVLQKGMTIRDALKTAFQYLNDLEAEMNGMYERMGDVEPEELERLLEEVGEIQDILNTNDFYLIDAKVEEIARGLGLTDIGLERDVNDLSGGQRTKVLLAKLLLEKPDILLLDEPTNYLDEQHIEWLKRYLQEYENAFILISHDIPFLNSVINLIYHMENQQLSRYVGDYDNFLALHEAKKSQLESAYKRQQQEIADLKDFVARNKARVSTRNMAMSRQKKLDAMDVIELAKEKPKPEFNFKEARTSSRLIFEAKGLVIGYDEPLSRPVDLLMERGQKIALVGANGIGKTTLLRSLLGEIPALAGAVERGDNQFTGYFEQEVKGGADDTCIESVWREFPSMTQFEVRAALAKCGLTTKHIESRISVLSGGEKAKVRLCKLINRESNLLVLDEPTNHLDVDAKEELKRALKAYKGSILLISHEPEFYREVATDIWNGEAWTTKVI, encoded by the coding sequence ATGAGCATATTGAACGTGCAAAACTTGAGCCACGGCTTCGGCGACCGCGCCATCTTTAACGACGTGTCCTTCCGTCTCTTGAAGGGCGAGCATGTCGGCCTCGTCGGCGCCAACGGCGAAGGCAAGTCGACCTTTATGAACATCGTGATGGGCAAGCTCGAGCCCGACGCCGGCAAGGTCGAATGGGCGCGCAAGGTGCGGGTCGGCTACCTCGACCAGCACTCGGTGCTGCAAAAGGGCATGACAATCCGCGATGCGCTGAAGACAGCTTTCCAGTATCTGAACGATCTCGAAGCCGAGATGAACGGCATGTACGAGCGGATGGGCGACGTGGAGCCCGAGGAGCTCGAGCGTCTGCTCGAGGAGGTCGGCGAGATTCAGGACATTTTGAACACGAACGACTTCTACCTGATCGACGCCAAGGTGGAGGAGATCGCGCGTGGCCTGGGCTTGACCGATATCGGCCTCGAACGCGACGTCAACGATCTGAGCGGCGGCCAGCGGACGAAGGTGCTGCTCGCGAAGCTGCTGCTGGAAAAGCCGGACATCCTCCTGCTGGACGAGCCCACCAACTACCTGGACGAACAGCACATCGAGTGGCTGAAGCGCTATTTGCAGGAATACGAGAACGCCTTTATTCTCATCTCGCACGATATTCCGTTCCTTAACAGCGTCATCAACCTCATTTACCATATGGAAAACCAGCAGCTCTCGCGTTACGTCGGCGATTACGACAACTTTCTGGCCCTGCACGAAGCGAAAAAGTCGCAGCTCGAGTCGGCTTACAAGCGGCAGCAGCAGGAGATCGCGGACCTCAAGGACTTCGTCGCCCGGAACAAGGCGCGCGTGTCCACGCGGAACATGGCGATGTCGCGGCAGAAGAAGCTTGACGCCATGGACGTCATCGAGCTCGCCAAGGAAAAGCCGAAGCCCGAGTTCAACTTCAAGGAAGCGCGGACCTCGAGCCGTCTCATCTTCGAAGCCAAGGGCCTCGTCATCGGCTATGACGAGCCGCTCAGCCGCCCGGTCGACCTGCTCATGGAGCGCGGCCAGAAGATCGCCCTCGTCGGCGCCAACGGCATCGGCAAGACGACGCTGCTGCGCAGCCTGCTAGGCGAGATTCCCGCGCTTGCGGGCGCCGTCGAACGCGGCGACAACCAGTTCACCGGCTATTTCGAGCAGGAGGTCAAGGGCGGCGCGGACGACACTTGTATCGAGTCGGTATGGCGCGAGTTTCCTTCGATGACGCAGTTCGAGGTACGGGCGGCGCTTGCCAAGTGCGGCCTGACGACCAAGCACATCGAGAGCCGCATCTCCGTGCTGAGCGGCGGCGAGAAGGCCAAGGTGAGGCTGTGCAAGCTTATTAACCGCGAGTCCAACCTGCTCGTGCTCGACGAACCGACGAACCACCTGGACGTCGACGCTAAGGAAGAGCTGAAGCGTGCGCTTAAGGCGTACAAGGGCAGCATCCTGCTCATCAGCCACGAACCCGAATTTTACCGCGAGGTCGCGACGGATATCTGGAACGGCGAAGCTTGGACGACGAAGGTCATTTGA
- a CDS encoding Cthe_2314 family HEPN domain-containing protein — MLRALFGEPPYDWGGPLRNTIDAMERFALLMQEQGEGDSVEAARIRKYQIWTEGLLRSLDELESSRYAALRFAKMLNVTSFEEMTPEDRLNYYNHIYFDKNAFIRLFSVLDKLGTLMNEYLELDTENRVENHFSFFSVLRNMRHNGLHPDLAEKLEAVYEPRRETMGRLRRRRNMEIHQMNAELQDDLLQVLHVKREQPHLENIDENMNDLNEGWELVYLTLALVFNHMCKKAKKQAHHA; from the coding sequence ATGCTGCGAGCTTTATTCGGCGAACCCCCTTACGATTGGGGAGGTCCGCTTCGGAATACGATTGACGCGATGGAGCGCTTTGCGCTGCTGATGCAAGAGCAAGGAGAAGGGGATTCGGTCGAGGCGGCACGGATCCGCAAGTATCAGATCTGGACCGAGGGCCTGCTTCGCTCGCTGGACGAGCTGGAGTCGAGCCGATACGCGGCGCTTCGGTTCGCCAAGATGCTGAACGTGACCTCCTTCGAGGAGATGACGCCGGAGGACCGGCTCAATTATTATAATCACATCTATTTTGACAAAAATGCGTTCATTCGCCTTTTCTCGGTGCTGGACAAGCTCGGTACGCTGATGAATGAGTATTTGGAACTCGATACGGAGAATCGCGTGGAGAACCACTTCTCCTTCTTTTCAGTGCTGCGCAACATGCGTCACAACGGTCTGCACCCGGATCTGGCGGAGAAGCTTGAAGCCGTGTACGAGCCGCGGCGCGAGACGATGGGCCGGCTGCGCAGAAGGCGCAATATGGAGATTCATCAGATGAACGCCGAGCTCCAGGACGATCTGCTGCAGGTGCTGCACGTGAAGCGCGAACAGCCGCATCTCGAGAATATCGACGAGAACATGAACGATCTGAACGAGGGCTGGGAGCTTGTGTATCTGACGCTCGCGCTCGTTTTCAACCATATGTGCAAAAAGGCCAAGAAACAGGCGCATCACGCCTAA
- a CDS encoding SDR family oxidoreductase, producing MAGRTALVTGSAKGLGRRTALELASLGCDVAVNYVNSREEALRVCEEIEAMGRRAVAVQADIAKTEDAERLVRTVEERLGGVDILVNSAGPFIRKRKLFADYTAEEIDFLMNGNLVGTMHMDLQVLPGMRERGWGRIIHFGFGHAAEARSWPHRAVYAAAKVGLVSFTKTLAVEEASSGITVNMICPGDIRGSFKEKGIADAAGVLDEESPRGRPGTGEDVARVIGFLCLPESDFVTGNTIDVSGGLDPIKSNVRRAKDE from the coding sequence CTGGCAGGCAGAACGGCGCTCGTCACGGGCAGCGCCAAGGGGCTCGGCAGGCGGACCGCGCTCGAGCTGGCAAGTCTCGGCTGCGACGTGGCCGTTAACTACGTGAACAGCCGCGAAGAGGCGCTGCGCGTCTGCGAAGAGATCGAGGCGATGGGCAGACGCGCCGTCGCCGTCCAGGCCGACATCGCCAAGACTGAGGATGCGGAGCGCCTGGTGCGGACGGTCGAGGAGCGCCTCGGCGGCGTCGACATTCTCGTCAACAGCGCTGGGCCGTTCATCCGCAAGCGCAAGCTGTTCGCCGACTATACGGCCGAAGAGATCGACTTCCTGATGAACGGCAACCTGGTGGGGACGATGCATATGGATCTGCAAGTGCTGCCGGGCATGCGCGAGCGGGGCTGGGGACGCATCATCCACTTCGGCTTCGGGCATGCGGCCGAGGCGAGATCCTGGCCGCACCGGGCGGTCTACGCGGCAGCCAAGGTCGGGCTCGTCTCCTTCACCAAGACGCTTGCCGTCGAGGAGGCATCGAGCGGCATCACGGTTAATATGATCTGCCCGGGGGACATCCGCGGCAGCTTCAAGGAGAAGGGCATCGCGGACGCCGCAGGCGTGCTCGACGAGGAGTCTCCTCGCGGCCGTCCCGGCACCGGCGAGGACGTGGCGCGCGTCATCGGTTTCCTGTGCCTGCCTGAATCCGACTTCGTCACGGGCAACACGATCGACGTTTCCGGCGGCCTGGACCCGATCAAGAGCAACGTGCGGCGCGCCAAGGACGAATGA
- a CDS encoding NifU family protein codes for MSDNVQEATKYDEVLEVLDKLRPFLQRDGGDVELVDVEDGIVKLRLMGACGSCPSSTITLKAGIERALLEEVEGIEEVVQVF; via the coding sequence GTGAGTGACAACGTTCAAGAAGCAACGAAGTACGACGAGGTGCTCGAAGTGCTCGACAAGTTGCGCCCGTTCCTGCAGCGCGACGGCGGCGACGTCGAACTCGTCGACGTAGAGGACGGCATCGTCAAGCTTCGCCTCATGGGCGCTTGCGGCAGCTGCCCGAGCTCCACGATCACGCTGAAGGCCGGCATCGAGCGCGCGCTGCTCGAGGAAGTCGAAGGCATCGAGGAAGTCGTACAAGTATTCTAA
- a CDS encoding YuzB family protein: protein MNIVEFCVSNAHHGTDRLIDKLNKLPDLETIEYGCLGNCGECYLSPYVMVNGATVVAETAEALYDAIMEELGSQDEHRRALDKLLDDL, encoded by the coding sequence ATGAATATCGTTGAATTTTGCGTCAGCAACGCTCACCATGGCACCGACCGGCTCATCGACAAGCTGAACAAGCTGCCGGACCTGGAGACGATCGAATACGGTTGCCTGGGCAACTGCGGCGAATGTTACCTCTCTCCGTACGTGATGGTGAACGGCGCGACGGTCGTCGCCGAGACGGCTGAGGCGCTGTACGATGCAATCATGGAGGAGCTGGGCAGCCAGGACGAGCACCGCAGGGCGCTCGACAAGCTGCTGGACGATCTCTGA
- a CDS encoding NAD(P)/FAD-dependent oxidoreductase, translating to MSNIVILGGGYGGLTLVNELIEDKLPSDVRILLVDRMPFQGLKTEYYALAAGTSSDLDIRVEYPKHPQLEIVHGEVTDISPADRRVNFAERDPLTYDYLVLALGCTDSYHGIEGAAEFACSIQSLAATRKTYQMLNNTAPYGQISIIGGGLSGVEVAAELRESRPDLNIRIVDRGPSVMSGFPGKLQSFVADWFREHNVEMLSHITTTSIGEGVIHTATGDIASDVIVWTAGIQPVELIQRLEYAKDKAGRLVVNEYHEMPDAPNVFVIGDCSSQPFSPSAQLAQAQGKQVAHVLSARVHGKGIHLPKIRLRGTLGSLGKKSGFGIMGHTPIMGRVPRMLKSGVLWKSRRHFG from the coding sequence GTGAGCAATATCGTCATTCTCGGCGGCGGCTACGGCGGTTTGACGCTCGTGAACGAGCTGATTGAGGATAAACTCCCCTCTGACGTGCGGATCCTTCTGGTCGATCGCATGCCATTCCAGGGGTTAAAAACCGAGTACTACGCGCTCGCTGCAGGTACGTCGTCCGACCTGGATATTCGCGTCGAATACCCGAAGCACCCGCAGCTTGAGATCGTGCACGGCGAGGTGACGGACATCTCGCCGGCAGATCGCCGCGTTAACTTCGCGGAGCGCGATCCGCTGACGTACGATTACCTGGTGCTTGCGCTGGGCTGTACCGACAGCTACCACGGCATCGAAGGCGCTGCGGAGTTCGCCTGCAGCATCCAGTCTCTTGCGGCCACGCGCAAGACTTATCAGATGCTGAACAATACGGCGCCTTACGGACAAATCTCGATCATCGGCGGCGGACTTAGCGGCGTCGAGGTCGCAGCCGAGCTGCGCGAGAGCCGCCCGGACCTCAACATCCGGATCGTGGACCGCGGGCCAAGCGTCATGTCCGGCTTCCCGGGCAAGCTTCAATCGTTCGTCGCCGACTGGTTCCGCGAACACAACGTCGAGATGCTGTCCCATATCACGACGACGAGCATCGGCGAAGGCGTCATCCATACGGCGACCGGCGACATCGCCTCGGACGTCATTGTGTGGACCGCGGGCATCCAGCCGGTCGAGCTTATTCAGCGGCTCGAATATGCGAAGGACAAGGCTGGCCGGCTCGTCGTCAACGAGTACCACGAAATGCCGGACGCGCCGAACGTGTTCGTCATCGGCGACTGCTCGAGCCAGCCCTTCTCGCCGAGCGCGCAGCTCGCGCAAGCCCAGGGCAAGCAGGTCGCGCACGTGCTGTCCGCGCGGGTGCACGGCAAGGGCATTCATTTGCCCAAGATCAGATTGCGCGGAACGTTGGGTTCGCTCGGCAAAAAATCCGGCTTCGGCATTATGGGCCATACGCCGATCATGGGGCGCGTGCCGCGCATGCTGAAGAGCGGCGTGCTCTGGAAGAGCCGCCGCCATTTCGGCTAA
- the mqnE gene encoding aminofutalosine synthase MqnE: MTLITTHPDRRMAEIADKVRSGARLSLEDGIHLYRSEDLLTIGQLANEVNLKKNGKKVYFTETMSLYFTNVCESHCAFCSFRKDQGEEGAYTLSPEEMFAYVDQHITPTAREFHIVGGHNPHVPFEYYVESIRALKERYPQVTIKAYTAAEIDFYSRISGLSYRDVLKRLMDVGLESLTGGGAEILSDQYRDKMRVEKAGISEYLEVHRTAHQLGMRTPTTMLYGPVESVEERVQHMLQLRELQDETGGFQVFIPLSMQPTSPKAGIRRRNSAFDDLKAIAIGRLLLDNFQHVKAYFINIGTQLTQVALTMGASDAHGTIVKERISHAAGALTPAGITREDLVWLIKGAGRIPVERDTLYNEVKVYE, encoded by the coding sequence ATGACACTCATAACGACGCATCCCGACCGGCGCATGGCGGAGATTGCCGACAAAGTTCGTTCCGGCGCGAGGCTGTCCCTCGAGGACGGCATCCACCTGTATCGATCCGAAGATCTGCTCACGATCGGCCAACTCGCTAACGAAGTCAACCTGAAGAAGAACGGCAAGAAGGTTTATTTTACCGAGACCATGAGCCTTTATTTCACCAACGTATGCGAATCTCACTGCGCCTTCTGCAGCTTCCGCAAGGACCAGGGCGAAGAGGGCGCTTATACGCTGTCGCCTGAGGAAATGTTCGCGTACGTCGATCAGCACATCACGCCTACGGCCAGAGAATTCCATATTGTCGGCGGTCATAACCCGCATGTCCCCTTCGAATACTACGTAGAATCGATCCGCGCGCTCAAGGAGCGCTACCCGCAGGTGACAATCAAGGCTTATACGGCCGCGGAGATCGATTTTTATTCCCGTATCTCGGGTTTGTCCTACCGCGACGTGCTCAAGCGCCTGATGGACGTCGGCCTCGAGTCGCTCACCGGCGGCGGCGCGGAGATTCTGTCTGATCAATACCGGGACAAGATGCGTGTCGAAAAGGCAGGCATATCGGAATACCTCGAGGTCCATCGTACCGCCCATCAGCTCGGCATGCGGACGCCTACGACGATGCTGTACGGCCCCGTCGAATCGGTCGAGGAACGCGTGCAGCATATGCTGCAGCTGCGCGAGCTGCAGGACGAGACAGGCGGGTTCCAGGTGTTCATCCCGCTGTCCATGCAGCCGACGAGCCCGAAGGCGGGCATCCGCCGCCGCAACTCCGCGTTCGACGATCTCAAAGCGATCGCGATCGGCCGTCTGCTGCTGGACAACTTCCAGCACGTCAAGGCCTACTTCATTAATATCGGGACGCAGCTTACGCAAGTGGCGCTCACGATGGGCGCCTCCGACGCACACGGGACGATCGTGAAGGAACGTATCAGCCATGCCGCCGGTGCACTCACGCCGGCCGGAATCACGCGGGAAGACCTGGTTTGGCTCATTAAGGGAGCGGGTAGAATCCCGGTAGAACGCGATACGCTTTACAACGAGGTCAAGGTCTACGAATAG
- a CDS encoding pentapeptide repeat-containing protein codes for MIAFTEDEYYDETFNDLQLANEELSSVRFYDCTFRNCDFSEAAFSACKFSGCTFESCNLNFIKILDSEFADVSFVKCKVVGVNWTEADWPRTAGRRMLSFNQCTISHSTFIGLKLPGCAIVDCMAKNADFREAELADTSFAGSDLTESLFGDTTLTGADFSRATGYAINPTQNRIQKAKFMLPEATSLLYNMDIEIVD; via the coding sequence ATGATAGCGTTTACCGAAGACGAGTATTATGACGAGACCTTTAACGACCTTCAATTGGCAAATGAAGAGCTTTCGTCCGTACGCTTCTACGATTGCACCTTCAGGAACTGCGACTTCAGCGAGGCTGCGTTCAGTGCGTGCAAGTTCTCCGGCTGTACCTTCGAGAGCTGCAATCTGAACTTCATCAAGATATTGGATAGCGAGTTCGCGGACGTCTCGTTCGTCAAATGCAAGGTCGTCGGCGTCAACTGGACCGAGGCCGATTGGCCGAGAACGGCAGGACGGCGCATGCTTAGTTTTAACCAATGTACGATCAGCCACTCTACCTTTATCGGACTGAAGCTGCCCGGCTGCGCGATCGTCGATTGCATGGCTAAAAACGCCGACTTCAGGGAAGCCGAGCTCGCCGATACGAGCTTTGCCGGCTCCGATCTCACGGAGAGCCTGTTCGGCGATACGACGCTGACCGGCGCCGACTTCTCGCGGGCCACAGGTTACGCGATCAATCCGACGCAGAACCGCATCCAGAAGGCGAAGTTTATGCTGCCGGAGGCTACGTCGCTGCTCTATAACATGGACATCGAGATTGTGGACTGA